CGCGTCGGGGAGACGCTGGCCCTGGAGGCCGCCCGGGGCATCGGGACGTTTCAGACCTACCGGCGGTTTGCCGGCGAGGTGCTGCGCATCAGGCGCGAACTGTTGGAGACGATCGACACGCTCCGGAGTCGGGGCGCCCGGATCGCCGGCTACGGCGCTCCGGCCAAGGCCAGCACACTGCTCAGCTTCCTGGGCATCGGCCCGGACCGCCTGGAGTACATCGTCGACCGCAGCCCGCTGAAGCAGGGCCGCTTCACACCCGACTCCCACATCCCCATCGTGGAGCCGGAGCGGCTGCTGGTCGACCAGCCCGACTACGTGCTGCTGCTGGCCTGGAACTTCGCGGAGGAGGTCCTGCAGCAGCAGGCCGTGTACCGCCGCCGCGGGGGGAAGTTCATCATCCCGGTCCCTCAGGTGCGGATCGTATGAGAACCGCGGTGCCGGTGCCGGAGACCCGGACCGTCCGGCCGGACGACCCGGGCGCCCAGATGTACGCGCTGATGAAGCGGCTGTACCCGATCTGCCGCAGCATCACCGGAGAGGGTCTGCGGGAGACGTTGCGGATCATCGGGGAGTACGCGCCGCTGGCCGTGCGCGAGGTGCCGACCGGCACGCGCGTCTTCGACTGGACCATTCCGAAGGAGTGGAACATCACGGGCGCCTCCATCCGGACCGCCGGCGGCGAGACCGTGGTGGATTTCCGCGACTGCAACCTCCACGTGGTGAACTACAGCGTGCCGGTGCAGGGCCGCTTCACCCTGGAGGAGCTGCGGCCGCACCTGCACTCGCTGCCGGAGCACCCGGACTGGATCCCCTATCGCACGGCGTACTACGCCGAGACCTGGGGATTCTGCCTGCAGCATTCGCGCCTGCTGGCCCTGGCCGACGGCGAATACGACGTGCAGATCGACGCCACGCTCCAGGACGGCCACCTCAGCTTCGGCGAGGTCGTGATCCCCGGCCGCCGCGAGGAGGAGGTGCTGATCTCGACGCACGCCTGCCACCCCTCGATGTGCAACGACAACCTCTCCGGCGTGGTCGTGGCCACTTTCCTGGCCCGGCGGCTGGCGGAGGCGCCCCGCGCGTACACCTACCGCGTCCTGTTCGTCCCGGGCATGATCGGAGCGCTGACCTGGCTGGCCCTCAACGAGGACCGGCTGGCGAAGATCAGAGCCGGCCTGGTCCTGGCCTGCCTGGGGGATCCCGGGGGCTTCACCTACAAACGCAGCCGCCGGGGCGACGCCGAGATCGACCGGATCATGGGCCACGTGCTGCGCACCTCCGGGCGGCCGCATCGGATCGTGGGCTTC
The genomic region above belongs to Armatimonadota bacterium and contains:
- a CDS encoding DUF4910 domain-containing protein — protein: MYALMKRLYPICRSITGEGLRETLRIIGEYAPLAVREVPTGTRVFDWTIPKEWNITGASIRTAGGETVVDFRDCNLHVVNYSVPVQGRFTLEELRPHLHSLPEHPDWIPYRTAYYAETWGFCLQHSRLLALADGEYDVQIDATLQDGHLSFGEVVIPGRREEEVLISTHACHPSMCNDNLSGVVVATFLARRLAEAPRAYTYRVLFVPGMIGALTWLALNEDRLAKIRAGLVLACLGDPGGFTYKRSRRGDAEIDRIMGHVLRTSGRPHRIVGFSPDGYDERQYNSPGFDLPVGALSRTPHGEFPEYHTSADNLTFVRPESLAESLQLVLDVLDVLEANRAYRNLNPKGEPRLGARGLYRSMGGRVERSAGELALLWVLNLSDGHHSLLDVAERSGLPFSVVKSAADALVGAGLLRELEC